A part of Paenibacillus sp. IHBB 10380 genomic DNA contains:
- a CDS encoding DNA alkylation repair protein, whose translation MNLESVMQELEALGKERTKKIYQSNGAHEPLFGVATGQMKPIFRKIKRNQSLAEQLYATGNYDAMYFAGVIADPKAMSESDFERWIDGAYFYMLSDFVVAVTLAETDIAQEVADKWIASDIELRMSAGWSCYCWLLGNRPDSEFSEEKIADMLEIIKNTIHDAPERTKYAMNNFIYTVAVSYLPLHDKAVEVAKEVGPVEVNRGTAKSKFLNASVNIQKAVEKERLGFKRKYVRC comes from the coding sequence ATGAACCTAGAATCGGTCATGCAAGAACTTGAAGCTCTCGGCAAGGAACGCACCAAGAAGATATACCAATCCAATGGCGCACACGAACCGCTTTTTGGTGTGGCTACAGGCCAGATGAAGCCCATCTTCAGGAAAATAAAACGCAATCAATCATTGGCCGAGCAGCTTTATGCCACAGGGAATTACGACGCCATGTACTTTGCGGGGGTGATCGCCGATCCGAAGGCAATGTCTGAGTCGGATTTTGAACGGTGGATTGATGGAGCTTATTTCTATATGCTATCGGATTTTGTGGTAGCAGTAACTTTGGCAGAAACGGATATTGCGCAAGAAGTTGCTGATAAATGGATTGCAAGCGATATAGAGCTGAGAATGTCGGCGGGCTGGAGCTGTTACTGCTGGCTGCTCGGTAATCGTCCGGACAGTGAATTTTCCGAAGAGAAAATCGCTGATATGTTAGAAATTATCAAAAATACAATTCATGATGCTCCCGAACGCACAAAATACGCGATGAACAATTTCATATATACTGTGGCGGTATCCTATCTGCCGCTTCATGATAAGGCGGTCGAAGTGGCGAAGGAAGTAGGTCCGGTAGAAGTCAATCGGGGTACCGCAAAAAGCAAGTTCTTGAATGCTTCCGTTAATATACAAAAGGCAGTAGAAAAAGAGCGGCTCGGCTTCAAACGCAAATATGTAAGGTGTTAG
- a CDS encoding SMI1/KNR4 family protein: MLFWKKETQLDRIKNKLEKAMRKDTAFMVFGASSHKYRVYEKLTAKELADWQAKNQVTLPEPYTQFLTKVGNGGAGPYCGIYSIEKATSYTDRNALTTKCVLHPRMTKKEWNHLTEPLINDEDISDLEYDAARDIVVGGMLCIGTQGCEYDMYLVLEGKHRGKIVYTSDFYPDHPFFFVYEDNFLDWYERWLDEIILDYDIAWFGSRMPGDENALMQVYQNASNEEIKSKALDAMFKFKKIPQPTIDFLKSIAEQRQNDRTTAIQLICKTSVDAGRDFLLELLHSERNEDYLQALNILNWYGKSFDLAEFIKVILQGLDRVHDPETLRHVGYVLESSGAITLQNFAPFLCHTDSNIQTAAIYATRNCNDKSESWETIEQMLMSGDKEVVKNTILFWGIIPHKKLLPYYKAVWPEYKSKNNFREKFIGCLKELNLPDDHFDKE; the protein is encoded by the coding sequence ATGTTGTTTTGGAAGAAAGAAACGCAACTTGATCGAATAAAAAACAAACTCGAAAAGGCCATGCGCAAAGATACGGCTTTTATGGTGTTTGGAGCATCCTCACACAAATACAGGGTTTATGAAAAGCTTACAGCAAAAGAGCTTGCGGACTGGCAAGCAAAGAATCAGGTCACACTCCCGGAGCCTTATACGCAGTTTTTAACGAAAGTCGGAAATGGAGGTGCCGGGCCGTATTGCGGGATTTATTCGATTGAAAAGGCAACTTCCTATACCGATAGAAATGCACTCACTACAAAATGTGTTCTGCACCCCAGAATGACAAAAAAGGAATGGAACCATCTGACCGAGCCCCTGATCAATGATGAGGACATCTCCGATCTGGAATACGACGCAGCCCGTGATATAGTGGTGGGCGGCATGTTGTGTATTGGTACACAAGGCTGCGAATACGATATGTATCTTGTACTTGAAGGAAAACACAGGGGGAAAATCGTTTACACTTCAGATTTTTATCCTGATCATCCCTTTTTCTTTGTCTATGAAGACAACTTTCTGGACTGGTATGAGCGCTGGCTGGACGAAATTATTCTGGATTATGATATCGCGTGGTTTGGTAGCAGAATGCCGGGCGATGAAAATGCGTTGATGCAGGTTTATCAAAACGCCTCAAACGAAGAAATCAAATCAAAAGCGCTTGATGCAATGTTCAAGTTTAAGAAAATCCCCCAGCCAACCATTGATTTTTTAAAAAGCATTGCTGAGCAAAGACAAAATGATCGCACCACAGCCATTCAGCTAATCTGTAAAACCTCTGTTGACGCGGGAAGAGATTTTCTTCTCGAGCTGTTGCATTCTGAAAGAAATGAGGATTATTTACAAGCTTTAAATATTCTGAACTGGTACGGTAAATCTTTTGATTTAGCAGAATTTATAAAAGTGATATTGCAAGGTCTTGACAGGGTTCACGACCCGGAAACGTTACGTCATGTGGGGTATGTTTTGGAATCATCCGGCGCGATTACACTCCAAAACTTTGCGCCCTTTTTGTGCCACACCGACTCGAATATACAAACTGCCGCAATCTATGCCACACGCAATTGCAATGACAAATCGGAAAGTTGGGAAACCATTGAACAGATGTTAATGAGTGGCGACAAGGAGGTTGTGAAAAACACTATTTTATTTTGGGGCATTATCCCTCATAAGAAGTTATTGCCTTATTATAAGGCTGTATGGCCGGAATATAAAAGCAAAAATAATTTCAGGGAAAAATTTATAGGTTGTTTGAAAGAATTAAATTTGCCAGATGATCATTTTGACAAAGAATAA
- the rhuM gene encoding RhuM family protein, which translates to MTAIHVIAVDYDSKAEITKDFFATVQNKLHNAIHGQIASELIVNRASANQQGDSICCFGRKKRNLIE; encoded by the coding sequence ATTACGGCTATCCATGTTATTGCTGTTGATTATGATTCAAAAGCTGAAATTACAAAAGATTTTTTCGCTACGGTGCAAAACAAACTTCACAATGCGATACATGGTCAAATAGCGAGTGAACTAATAGTAAACAGAGCAAGTGCTAATCAACAGGGGGATTCAATATGTTGTTTTGGAAGAAAGAAACGCAACTTGATCGAATAA
- a CDS encoding TIGR02452 family protein, giving the protein MKRKEIAEETLRIQRQGFYEYKGRRVEFATAQKHSEENSELITPEYGETLVRGIAGLPRLPQGAAYFVTNETTVKAILDFAETGKGRVGVLNFASAKNPGGGFLNGAMAQEESLAASSGLYETQLRNESYYKANRAWKSMMYTNHAIYSPDVVFFRDQRFDLIERPVTASVLTLPAVNYGQVLLKGEDPRKAECMMKDRMRLALAIFAQKGDMNLILGAYGCGVFRNEPVKVAGWWRELLEDEGLGLLFSEIRFAVLDTSKEGKCIHAFEKKFNGYS; this is encoded by the coding sequence ATGAAACGAAAAGAAATTGCCGAGGAAACATTACGAATACAGCGCCAAGGCTTCTATGAATATAAGGGGCGACGGGTAGAATTCGCCACTGCACAAAAGCATTCGGAGGAAAACAGCGAGCTGATTACACCGGAATATGGAGAAACACTGGTGCGGGGAATCGCCGGGCTGCCTAGGCTGCCGCAAGGAGCCGCTTATTTTGTCACCAACGAGACCACAGTAAAGGCGATTTTGGATTTTGCGGAGACAGGGAAAGGGCGCGTCGGCGTGTTAAACTTCGCTAGCGCAAAAAATCCCGGAGGAGGATTTTTAAACGGGGCGATGGCTCAGGAAGAAAGCCTGGCTGCCTCCAGCGGATTATATGAAACGCAGCTGCGCAATGAAAGCTACTACAAGGCTAATCGGGCCTGGAAATCGATGATGTATACTAATCACGCCATCTATTCGCCTGACGTAGTGTTTTTCCGTGACCAGCGGTTCGACCTTATAGAGCGGCCGGTGACAGCTTCAGTATTGACTCTGCCCGCCGTGAATTATGGGCAGGTTCTGCTTAAGGGAGAGGACCCCCGGAAGGCGGAATGTATGATGAAAGACCGGATGCGACTGGCCTTAGCAATATTCGCCCAAAAAGGCGATATGAACCTCATCTTGGGTGCCTACGGCTGCGGCGTTTTCCGGAACGAACCGGTGAAGGTGGCAGGATGGTGGCGAGAGCTTCTGGAGGATGAAGGCTTGGGATTACTGTTTTCGGAAATTCGCTTTGCGGTATTGGACACTTCCAAAGAGGGTAAGTGCATTCATGCTTTTGAAAAGAAGTTCAATGGGTACAGCTAA
- a CDS encoding hybrid sensor histidine kinase/response regulator: MANHSPKYQMKKSHTILLLGLLLAILSGSRILWMESFRDHKQELIKNGQFDLRNWNAEDGSILLLDGEWEFYPSQWLIDGSRQQLLGDNAPRHIQVPGGWNEALHADKPSLYGYGSYRLRLYVDPAKNLNYSIRVPSVRTASELYVNGRLLTKSGQVATTKDEYISKDLPYSTTFTADENGVIELVIQAANYVDSRSGGIVRSIKFGSEEAIAKEMKASVSMQFLAAIIFIMHAVYALILYLLGNKEKKLLYFSLLALCVTITSVFSTDEKLFHQLFYIGINWDFRLTNIAFVIAAYALLQCTNHRELPYWRRMYPVYKVMNLGTAGITLFLDPSQVIMLFPVYYLLVGIAAVITLITIFKKVKCLKSNLLLLFSFLALMNHSLWSLILLDSGLSLVYYPFDMIIAMGCLASEWFKGYFIMHANTKELAATLQRMNDHKDQFLANTSHEFKNPLHSMLNMSQSVLKREQHLLQERSIKELETVLSVGRRLTLILNDLIDVMSLQEGNPRLQERAIFIQPIMTGVMDMLQFNAGVKSVQIANQISEDFPPVIADENRVIQIVFNLLHNAVKYTNDGVISIQAFAKDGRAYIVITDTGIGMDEDMLKRLFRPYEQASASETMIEGGFGLGLSISKQLVELHGGALDVSSALGEGSTFTFSLKLADLKAEEENDVSNSFKPYTLQSMAIQEIASSVDLDKVGIPQAAKQPTLLEMDRDRPHLLIVDDDPVNLQVLESILPPDEYEVTMVTSGKEVLAVLDTKEWDLVISDIMMPQMSGYELTRMIRERFTLTELPVLLLTARSQPKDIQSGFIAGANDYVTKPVEAVEIKSRIEALTTIKQSVREQLRLEAAWLQAQIQPHFIFNALNAVIALSDINLDKMRNLLDEFSNFLRNKFKFQDMGRLVPIEEELSLMRSYLYIEKVRFEERLQVIWEIDGCEEIKVPFLTIQPLVENAITHGVMKRIRGGKIFIRISVYETHAEITVEDDGVGMDEVKLQRILERKADSRSGVGLINTDQRLKRHFGTGLHIKSTLGIGTKVTFHVHNRLNSGD, translated from the coding sequence TTGGCAAATCATTCACCAAAATACCAAATGAAAAAGAGTCATACTATATTATTACTAGGGTTACTGTTAGCTATTTTATCTGGTTCGCGTATTTTATGGATGGAATCGTTTCGTGATCACAAACAGGAGCTAATTAAAAACGGGCAATTCGATTTGCGCAATTGGAATGCAGAAGATGGCAGCATTCTCTTACTTGATGGGGAATGGGAGTTTTATCCCTCGCAATGGTTGATAGATGGTAGTCGGCAACAATTGTTAGGCGATAATGCGCCAAGGCATATTCAGGTACCGGGAGGATGGAATGAAGCTTTGCATGCTGACAAGCCATCTCTATACGGGTATGGTTCTTATCGTTTGCGTCTTTATGTAGACCCGGCAAAGAACCTTAATTATAGTATTCGTGTACCCAGCGTACGCACTGCATCAGAATTATATGTAAACGGTCGATTGCTTACTAAATCCGGACAGGTGGCGACAACAAAGGATGAATATATTTCGAAGGATCTACCTTATTCTACAACCTTTACAGCAGACGAAAACGGTGTAATCGAACTCGTCATTCAGGCGGCAAATTATGTGGATAGTCGAAGCGGGGGCATTGTCCGATCCATTAAATTTGGTTCAGAAGAAGCCATTGCCAAAGAGATGAAAGCTTCCGTTTCTATGCAGTTTTTGGCAGCGATTATATTTATTATGCATGCTGTCTATGCACTTATTTTGTATTTACTAGGAAATAAGGAAAAGAAGCTGCTTTATTTCAGTTTGCTTGCATTATGTGTAACGATCACGAGTGTCTTTAGTACGGATGAGAAGTTGTTCCATCAATTATTTTACATTGGGATTAATTGGGATTTTAGGCTGACTAATATTGCTTTCGTTATTGCAGCCTATGCTTTGCTCCAGTGTACGAATCATCGCGAGCTTCCATATTGGCGTAGGATGTACCCTGTCTATAAAGTAATGAATCTAGGGACTGCCGGCATCACTTTGTTTTTAGATCCATCTCAAGTGATTATGCTCTTTCCGGTTTATTATCTATTAGTTGGTATTGCTGCAGTTATCACGTTGATTACAATATTTAAAAAAGTAAAATGTTTAAAGAGCAATCTTTTACTGCTTTTCTCTTTTCTTGCGTTGATGAACCATTCTCTTTGGTCGTTAATCTTGCTGGATAGCGGTTTGAGTCTTGTCTACTATCCGTTCGATATGATTATTGCGATGGGTTGTTTAGCCTCTGAATGGTTTAAGGGCTACTTTATCATGCATGCGAACACCAAAGAGCTTGCTGCAACCTTGCAAAGAATGAATGACCATAAGGATCAATTTCTGGCAAACACATCGCATGAATTTAAAAATCCGCTGCATAGCATGCTTAACATGTCACAATCCGTTTTAAAAAGGGAACAGCATTTATTGCAGGAACGGAGCATCAAGGAGCTTGAAACGGTATTATCCGTAGGACGTCGGTTGACATTGATATTGAACGATTTGATTGATGTGATGAGTTTACAGGAAGGCAATCCGCGTCTACAGGAAAGAGCCATATTTATCCAGCCAATCATGACCGGAGTAATGGATATGCTGCAATTTAATGCAGGAGTAAAGTCTGTCCAAATTGCAAATCAGATTTCGGAAGATTTCCCCCCAGTAATTGCGGATGAGAATAGGGTGATCCAAATCGTGTTCAATTTACTTCATAATGCTGTGAAATATACGAATGATGGGGTTATTTCGATTCAAGCTTTTGCAAAGGATGGACGAGCTTATATCGTTATTACCGATACCGGAATCGGAATGGACGAGGACATGCTTAAGCGCCTTTTCCGCCCATACGAGCAAGCCAGCGCGAGTGAGACCATGATTGAAGGTGGCTTTGGGTTAGGTTTAAGTATAAGCAAGCAACTGGTTGAGCTTCATGGAGGTGCGTTAGATGTGTCCTCTGCTTTAGGAGAAGGCTCAACATTTACATTTTCATTAAAGCTAGCAGACTTGAAAGCGGAAGAAGAAAATGATGTATCCAACTCATTCAAACCGTATACATTACAATCTATGGCGATTCAAGAAATTGCCTCCTCGGTCGATTTGGACAAAGTGGGAATCCCGCAAGCTGCGAAACAACCAACTTTACTAGAAATGGATCGCGATCGTCCGCACCTATTAATTGTTGATGATGATCCTGTCAATCTTCAAGTGCTTGAATCTATACTACCGCCGGACGAATATGAGGTAACGATGGTAACGAGCGGTAAAGAAGTGTTGGCTGTACTGGATACAAAGGAATGGGATTTGGTCATATCCGATATCATGATGCCGCAGATGTCCGGTTATGAGCTGACACGAATGATCCGCGAGCGGTTTACACTCACGGAGCTCCCTGTATTGCTCCTTACCGCAAGAAGCCAACCGAAAGATATTCAGAGCGGTTTTATAGCGGGGGCAAACGATTATGTGACGAAGCCAGTGGAAGCAGTAGAAATAAAATCACGGATCGAGGCGTTAACTACGATTAAACAATCCGTTCGGGAACAACTGCGATTAGAAGCTGCATGGCTGCAAGCGCAAATCCAGCCTCATTTTATATTTAATGCGTTGAACGCTGTAATAGCTTTAAGCGATATTAATTTGGATAAAATGCGTAATTTGCTCGATGAGTTCAGCAATTTTCTGAGGAATAAATTTAAATTTCAAGATATGGGTAGGCTTGTTCCGATCGAAGAGGAGTTAAGTCTGATGCGTTCTTATCTATATATTGAAAAGGTTCGGTTTGAAGAAAGGTTACAGGTTATTTGGGAGATAGATGGCTGCGAGGAAATAAAAGTCCCATTTCTTACGATCCAGCCTCTCGTTGAAAATGCGATAACACATGGCGTTATGAAGCGCATTCGTGGGGGAAAGATTTTTATTCGGATTTCTGTTTATGAGACGCATGCAGAGATAACCGTTGAAGACGATGGGGTTGGAATGGACGAGGTTAAATTGCAACGAATATTAGAAAGAAAAGCAGATAGTCGTTCAGGTGTCGGATTGATAAATACGGATCAGCGATTAAAACGGCACTTCGGAACAGGACTTCATATCAAAAGTACGTTAGGTATAGGGACAAAGGTAACTTTTCATGTACATAACAGGTTGAATAGCGGGGATTAA
- a CDS encoding helix-turn-helix transcriptional regulator — protein sequence MKLERMIAIIMLLLQREKMGGKELAELFEVSLRTIYRDIETINQAGIPIVTSSGVGGGIGIMNEYKIEKGFFTVKDITAMLMGVGFISNTLSGEETTATLAKVKSFIPEDKQHEITLKANQISFDLSAWLGSNDLQTKVEVIRTALEHCSILSFMYLSPKGDKVMRTLEPHRLLLKENHWYVQGYCLNRQQFRVFKLSRISELERMEDRFTMREIPPAFSEFTDTMSRKMQKIKLQLNHSILDRMLDYCGEENITPLGNGEFYAYLDFIEDDYGYGILMSFGDKCQCIEPEHVRNEMKRRLNDSIKAYF from the coding sequence ATGAAGCTGGAACGAATGATCGCTATCATTATGCTGCTCTTGCAAAGAGAGAAGATGGGCGGGAAAGAGCTGGCCGAGCTGTTTGAAGTTTCACTGAGAACCATTTATCGTGACATTGAAACAATTAATCAAGCAGGTATCCCGATTGTGACCAGCTCCGGTGTAGGCGGGGGAATTGGGATCATGAATGAGTATAAGATAGAAAAAGGTTTTTTTACCGTCAAGGACATTACCGCTATGCTGATGGGGGTTGGCTTTATATCCAATACATTATCCGGTGAGGAAACCACTGCTACCCTGGCCAAAGTAAAAAGCTTTATCCCGGAGGATAAACAGCATGAAATTACGCTGAAAGCCAACCAAATCTCTTTTGACTTATCCGCTTGGCTGGGCAGCAATGATCTGCAGACCAAAGTTGAAGTGATTCGAACAGCCTTGGAGCATTGCAGCATACTGTCTTTTATGTATCTAAGCCCTAAAGGAGACAAGGTCATGCGGACCCTGGAACCTCATCGTCTATTATTGAAAGAAAATCATTGGTATGTGCAGGGGTATTGTTTGAACCGGCAGCAATTTCGGGTATTCAAGCTATCCCGCATATCTGAACTGGAGAGAATGGAAGACCGCTTTACCATGCGTGAGATTCCCCCGGCTTTTTCAGAGTTTACAGATACCATGTCCAGGAAGATGCAAAAAATAAAATTGCAGCTTAACCATTCCATCCTCGACCGGATGTTGGATTATTGCGGAGAAGAGAACATTACTCCCCTCGGCAATGGCGAATTCTATGCATATCTTGATTTTATTGAAGATGATTATGGTTACGGAATCCTAATGAGTTTCGGAGATAAATGCCAATGCATTGAACCTGAGCATGTGCGCAATGAAATGAAGAGACGGCTCAATGATTCAATAAAAGCATATTTTTGA
- a CDS encoding pyridoxamine 5'-phosphate oxidase family protein, which produces MDYKNEFYHTLDKTNEIALATAVAGLPNVRIVNFCYDASKPGILYFATDRENQKVAEFAQNNNVAFTTVPSDGSSVPHARSNHAVVHKSRYTIEEIKELFIQKNPGYDETLAAIGDTLDVFEIHIKDVFVIVDYKTAGPVSFEV; this is translated from the coding sequence GTGGATTACAAGAATGAATTTTACCACACATTAGACAAGACCAACGAAATTGCTCTGGCAACAGCGGTAGCAGGCCTACCCAATGTAAGGATTGTCAACTTCTGCTATGATGCCAGCAAGCCGGGAATCCTGTATTTTGCGACAGATAGGGAGAATCAGAAGGTGGCTGAGTTTGCTCAAAATAACAATGTTGCCTTCACAACCGTCCCCTCTGACGGGTCTTCCGTGCCGCATGCCCGCTCCAATCATGCAGTTGTACATAAGAGCCGGTACACCATAGAAGAGATCAAGGAGCTGTTTATCCAAAAAAATCCAGGATATGATGAGACGCTCGCAGCCATTGGCGACACATTGGATGTTTTTGAAATTCACATCAAGGATGTTTTTGTCATCGTGGATTATAAGACTGCCGGACCGGTTTCTTTTGAGGTATAG
- a CDS encoding DUF1349 domain-containing protein, producing MELTFQKDNLFWVHEPNEYTISNGEIVIKTEAGTDFWQRTYYGFQNNNAPALLIKTNEKYFSFLVKTEFDSKQRFDQCGVIIYQNSDNWIKASIEYENEEYQKLGSVVTNLGYSDWATTDIAATQKFMYYRLSRRESDYCIENSYDGIHYKQMRIAHLFEGADDIQIGIYACSPEESSFKAIFTEMKFTECQWKEHK from the coding sequence ATGGAGTTAACATTTCAAAAAGATAACTTATTCTGGGTACATGAGCCTAATGAATATACCATTAGTAATGGAGAAATTGTGATTAAAACAGAAGCTGGAACAGATTTTTGGCAAAGAACATATTATGGATTTCAAAACAATAATGCTCCTGCTCTGTTAATAAAAACCAATGAGAAATACTTTTCTTTTTTAGTGAAAACTGAATTTGACAGTAAACAACGCTTCGACCAGTGCGGCGTAATCATCTATCAAAATAGTGATAACTGGATAAAGGCTTCTATCGAATATGAAAATGAAGAATATCAGAAATTGGGAAGTGTTGTAACGAACTTAGGATATTCTGATTGGGCAACTACGGATATTGCTGCAACACAGAAATTTATGTATTACAGATTAAGCCGACGTGAAAGCGATTATTGTATTGAAAATTCTTATGATGGTATTCACTATAAGCAAATGCGTATTGCACACCTTTTTGAAGGAGCCGACGATATACAGATTGGTATTTATGCTTGCAGTCCAGAAGAATCTTCGTTTAAAGCCATTTTCACAGAAATGAAATTTACTGAATGTCAATGGAAAGAACACAAGTAA
- a CDS encoding NADAR family protein, with product MIYNIEQLRKAYNAGKTFKFVFFWGHTPPKDGGVDKSCFSQWWMSPFVVEGNEYSCVEQFMMSEKARLFGDDEMLDAIRKAKHPKEMKAYGRAVRNFDKDTWDNECYGIVKRGNLAKFSQNPKLGEYLKSTKNRILVEASPRDRIWGIGMGQSNPDVENPIKWRGRNLLGFVLTEARDELLRD from the coding sequence ATGATATACAATATTGAGCAGTTAAGAAAAGCATATAACGCGGGCAAAACGTTCAAGTTTGTGTTCTTCTGGGGCCATACACCGCCAAAAGACGGCGGCGTCGACAAAAGCTGCTTCAGCCAATGGTGGATGAGCCCTTTCGTGGTAGAGGGGAACGAGTATTCCTGTGTCGAGCAGTTTATGATGTCCGAGAAAGCAAGACTGTTTGGAGATGACGAAATGTTGGACGCGATTCGGAAAGCTAAGCATCCCAAGGAGATGAAAGCCTACGGGCGTGCAGTTAGAAACTTCGATAAGGACACTTGGGACAACGAATGCTATGGCATCGTTAAGAGAGGCAATTTGGCCAAATTTTCGCAGAATCCGAAGCTTGGCGAATATCTCAAGTCAACGAAAAACCGTATTCTCGTCGAAGCCAGCCCACGGGATCGCATTTGGGGGATCGGCATGGGGCAGTCCAACCCGGACGTGGAGAATCCCATAAAATGGCGTGGTAGGAACTTACTCGGATTTGTGCTGACCGAAGCGAGGGACGAATTGCTGCGGGATTAA
- a CDS encoding NUDIX domain-containing protein, with protein MNLLDRDGLTEREFFEQYRAGDYERPSVAADVVIFTVTDTEADSYRKLPEKELRILLIRRGGHPFLGNWALPGGFVRPNEATEQAAVRELREETGVDDVYLEQLYTFSDVGRDPRTWVMSCSYMALINSDQVQLKAGDDAVGVAWFKVTYRLLRERKELIENGYVKTMEYELKLSSEEEELTAVVDRTMTSKPTSMSTAYSIVSNDGLAFDHAKIIACAIERLRGKVNYTDIALHLMPHLFTLTELQQVYEVILDKELLKAAFRRKVAYLVAETDHYTENAGHRPSRLFRRNLEEYR; from the coding sequence TTGAATTTATTGGATCGCGATGGACTTACGGAACGTGAATTTTTCGAGCAGTACCGTGCAGGGGATTACGAGCGGCCTTCGGTGGCGGCGGACGTGGTCATATTCACCGTCACAGACACGGAGGCGGACAGCTACCGCAAGCTTCCGGAAAAAGAGCTGCGAATTCTGCTCATTCGCCGCGGAGGTCACCCGTTCCTGGGCAATTGGGCGCTTCCGGGCGGCTTCGTCCGGCCGAATGAGGCGACGGAGCAGGCGGCGGTGAGGGAGCTGCGTGAGGAAACCGGTGTGGATGACGTATATTTGGAGCAGTTGTACACCTTCAGCGATGTTGGAAGGGACCCTCGCACCTGGGTGATGAGCTGCAGCTACATGGCCTTAATTAACAGCGATCAGGTACAGCTGAAAGCAGGGGATGACGCTGTCGGCGTAGCCTGGTTCAAGGTAACCTATCGGCTCCTGCGTGAGCGGAAAGAGCTTATTGAGAATGGGTATGTGAAAACGATGGAATACGAGCTCAAGCTAAGCAGCGAAGAGGAAGAGCTTACGGCAGTTGTGGATCGGACGATGACGTCAAAGCCGACCTCGATGTCAACCGCCTACTCCATCGTATCGAATGACGGATTGGCTTTCGATCATGCGAAGATTATCGCTTGCGCTATTGAGCGACTGCGGGGAAAAGTGAATTATACCGATATTGCGCTACACTTGATGCCGCACCTCTTTACTTTGACGGAGCTGCAGCAGGTTTACGAGGTGATCTTGGACAAAGAGCTACTGAAAGCCGCCTTCCGGCGTAAAGTGGCGTATCTCGTGGCGGAGACCGATCATTATACTGAAAATGCGGGACACCGTCCTTCCCGCTTGTTTCGGAGAAATTTGGAGGAATATCGATGA